CGGACCGTGTGGGACATGAGCGCAAGCTCACCATCGTAAAGGTACATCAGAGCGCTTGCGACGAAGAGGTGGCGCACTGATGCGCCTGCCAACAGGTCGGGCCGCGGCCCCGATGCTGGTCAGAACAGGCCGTGGCTGCCCGCGGTGGCGCCGAGAACCGTAACCACCGCGATCAGCAGCAGAATACGGTGCAGCCGAGCCATTCGCCTGAAATCCCTTCCCGGGTCAGGCGAATTCTGCATGCGCCGGTGTAGAAACACCGGCTCGACCAGGAACAGCATCGCGAAGAAGATCGCCCAGAGCGCGGCCATTGCGTGCATCCACCAGAATTGCGGGTAGGCGAAACGGTCCCACATCTGCGCGCGATGGATCATCCAGAAGCCGCTGACGCCGGCGAGCACAACCCAGACCCGGGCTTGCGGCGCAAAGCGCCCCTCGATCCGGTGGAATGCCGCAAGCCTGTCATCCGGGGCGGTCGAGCCGCGAATGGACGGCATCACCACAAGCGTGACGAACGCCACTCCACCGATCCAGAAGAGGACCGAAAGGATGTGTATGGCGCGCGCTATGATGATGTCGTCCATTTGTCAGTCCGTCAGGCGGCGAGCAGTTCGTCAGCAGGTCCGAAGAACTCATAGTGGATGCGATCGGACGCGACGCCCGCCAGCGACAGGGTGGAAACCGCATGGCGCAGGAACGGCCGCGGTCCGCAGATATAGTAATCGGCCTCGGCAACAGGCGTATTGGCGACAAGCCATTCATCGGTGATGATCCCAGCTTCGTCGTAATCCAGGCCCTTCACCTCGTCGGCCAGCGGCGTCTGGTGGAAGTCAACAACCTGCACCGCCTTGCTGTTCTCCGTTAGTACGCGAATGTGGCCACGCATGGCATGCGTTTCCCTGTCGTGCGTCCCGTGAATGTACTGCACCGGGACTTCAGCGCCGCTCGCCACAAGAGCTTCGAGCATCGCCACCATCGGCGTAAGCCCGACCCCGCCCGACAGCAGCACGACCGGCCGCACGTTATGTTCGCCGAGGAAGAATTCGCCAGCCGGCGCCGCGACCTTCAGGATGGTTCCGGCCTTCGCCTCGTCATGCAGCCATCCCGAAGCCAGGCCTTGCGGTTCGCGTTTGACAGAAATGCGGTAGCTCTCGCCATTCGGCGCGGAGGAAATCGAGTAATTGCGTTTGACGGGAGGATGCCCCGGAATTTCGAACCAGAAGGTCAGATACTGGCCGGGCTTGTGGTCCATCACCGGTCCGCCATCGGCGGGGCGCAGGATGAAGGAACTGATCACGTTGCTTTCCCGGACGACCTCTTCCACCAGGAAGTCGCGCCAGCCATTCCAGCCTCCGACTGTCTTTTTCTGCTCAGTGTAGATGCGTTCTTCGCGCGCGATCAGAATGTTGGCGAGGAACCAATAGGCTTCGCCCCAGGCTTCCAGTATCTCTTCCGTCGCAGCATCGCCGAGCACGGCCTTGATCGCACCCAGCAGAGCCTCGCCGACATGAGGGTAATGTTCGGGCAAAATCTGCAGGCCGACATGCTTTTGCGCGATCCGTTCCACAGCGGGAGCGAGAGCTGCAAGATTCTCGATGTTACTGGCATAGGCCAGAATGGCGCCCGTTAGCGCGCGCGGTTGCGATCCCGCATCGCCGTGGTGCGACTGATTGAACAGGTCGCGGATATCCGGGTTCTGGAACATGCGCGAATACATCTCATGCACGATGTTGAGGCCGTGGGCTTCGAGGGCTGGAACGGTCGCCTTGACGAGCGCAATGGTGTGATCGCTGAGAGGCTGCGACATCAAAATCTCCTGTGATTGAACTGGGAACTGGAAAAGGAATGCGCGGATCAGCCGCCGGGCGGCTGCCGATCGTAGAAATCGACCTGCATCTTCATGGGGCCAAGCGGCGTCACGAAATGCGGCTGTTGCGGCAGGATGAGGCCCGGTTTGTCAGGTGTCAGCACGACATCCGAAGGCGGATCGAGATAGGTGAGTTGCAACTTTCCTTCGATGACGCGGATCAGCCCCCAGACGCCATCCTTGGTATCGTGGCGGGCGCGCAAGGCGGCCGGAAGTGTATCCTGGTCGAACACCGGCGTGGACCGATATGGGCGGATGTCGGCCATCGTCATGCGACCTTGCGGCTGTCGCCCGCGTCGGGCCGACGATCCAAGCGAAAAAACATGGCCAGTTTCAGGCTCTCGGCGATCCGCGCAGCCTTCTCCTGGAGGGCGAGAGCCGCGACCGGCTCCATCAGCTCATCGGTCGCCTGCTTCCACAAGCCGAGCCAGCGGTCGAACAGTTCGGGCGTGATCCTGCTCCTGTGCTTCATATGCGCGGGAACAGGTTGTCCCTTGTAGCGCCCGCTGGTGAGCATCACCGATGACCAGAAGGCGGTCAGCTTTTCGAGATGGTGGGGCCAGTCATCAATGGCGTCATTGAAGATCGGACCGAGTTCGGCGTCCGCCCGCACCCGCGTATAGAAGGCGTCCATCAATCGGGCGAGGCCTGCTTCGTCAATCTTTGCGGTGCTGGTCACGACTCAACTCCATTCATGCATTGAAGATGCATTTATAGAGGCCGTTTGAAAGATGCAACGACAATGCATATTAATGCGACGGATCGATTGAGAGGTTTGATAGAGCGAAAATGAAGCTGACGCTGTTCACAGATTATTCGATTCGCGTACTGCTCTATCTCGCCGCGCGGCCCGACCGAAGATGTTCGATCTCAGAGATCGCGCAAGCCTATCGCATTTCCCAGAATCATCTTATGAAAGTGGTCAACGACCTCGCCCGGTCTGGCTATATAGATAGTGTCCGCGGACGCGGCGGCGGCATCCGTCTTGGCAAGCAGCCCAAAGAGATCAACATAGGTGCGCTTATCCGACACACCGAGGAAGGATTCGACCTCGTCGACTGCCCGAGTTGCGTGATTGCACCCGCTTGCGGCATGACAAGCGTGCTCAGGGAAGCGGTGACTGCCTTTCTAAATGTGCTCGACAGCTATTCACTCGCAGACCTCATGAAGAAACGGGGAAATCTGGCACGTTTATTGTCCCTGTGAAACGGACGGGCGCTGCGACGGTCTCCCTCGCGCCATCCGGAATTGTTGAAAGATGTTCAGCGCCAAAGCGAATCATGAGGGGTGAGGCCAACCGTTTGACACCCAGTATCATGAACGGACATATGCAACCGGAATCGTCAGGCTCCGGTTCGAAGAAGCTGCGGTTTAGGGCGGAGACAAATTGATCTGTCGCAATCCGCGATTGTTTCCACGAAGGCGCTTTCATGCAGCAATCGCGTATCTTGAAGCTTATCGACTCCATGCCCTTCCGGTTAAGGATGGCTGGCGCGACGATCAGCGGACGGATCTTATCCAGTCTGGGGGCATTTGGCGGAATTTTATTCGTCGCCATCGTCACCTATGCCGTCAATAATGAAATCGGGTCATCGTACATGCTTATCGCCCCGATAGGGGCGTCAGCGGTACTTGCCTTCGCAGTACCTTCCAGTCCCTTGGCCCAACCGTGGTCGGTCTTGGGAGGTAATTGCATTTCCGCGCTGATTGCTTTGCTTATTGCGCACTTTGTGACATCCACAGGGGTTGCCAGTGCGGTCGCCGTCGGCGGTGCAATCTTGATAATGACAGCCACTCGGTCATTACATCCTCCGGGGGGAGCATGCGCATTGGTCATGGTGTTGGCGTATCACCACGATCAGGATTCGCTCGCGGCACTTTTCCTCAGCTTGGCCCTGAACTCCCTGGCACTCGTGATCGCCGCCAAGGCATTTCATTCCCTGACTGGACGCACATACCCTCATCAAGCCCTACCAGTCACATCGCATGGTCAAGACGAGCAACTCTTGCATCCAGACGATATCCGGTCTGCTTTGGCGGATCTTGGGGAAGTGTTCGACGTCACGAGCGGCGACCTTGATGCGATTTTTTCACGTGCACAGGAACATCGTTCGAAGAGGCTCTCTCAGTTGCCAGCATGGAGAAATGCCGCATGACGAGCGGTCCCAGAGTTGGGGAGCAGAGCAAAACGGGGCAAGGCTCTACTCTTAACTAGCGGAAACTTCGAGCTCAGACCAAACCGCGCCTCGACAACCCATCCGCACTCATTCCCGCCGGCTTCAAGGCCATGGTCGCACTTGAGCAGGCACTTGCCCACACAATCGATCTGGAGATGTGGGAACTCTTCAACCTACGCGCGTCGCAAATCAATGGCTGCGCATGACGTGACCCCCAGCTTTCCCCCAGCTGGGATTAGAGCCGGACCGCGTTGTTGCGCATGAGCGCGGTTGAAGCAATGGGCTGCGTAGCGGAGCCCGTAGGGCGTAGCGAAGCTGGCCATTGCTTATCCAGTTTGGCGGCGAACGCCGCCGGGGTGTCGTAGTCGAGGGAAGAATGCGGCCTCTCCCGGTTGTAGTCCTCCACCCAGGCAGCGATCTCGACGCGGGCGTGAGCCATGCTGAGGAACAAAGTCTCATTGAGCAGTTCGTCCCGCATGCGGCCATTAAAGCTCTCGACGTAAGCGTTTTGCATTGGCCTTCCCGGTGCGATGTAATGCCACTCCACACCGATCTCCCCACACCATGCCAGCACCGCATTGCTGGTGAGCTCGGTGCCATTGTCGCTGACGATCATGCCGGGCTTGCCACGCTGCGCGATCAGCTCAGTCAGTTCGCGCACGACACGGCGCCCGGAGATCGACGTATCCGGCACCGCTGCCAGGCACTCCCTCGTCACATCATCGACCACGTTGAGCACCCGGAATCGTCTTCCCGAAGCCATCTGGTCGTGAACAAAGTCCAGGCTCCAGCGCTGGTTCGGCAGCGCCAGCACCGGAGCAGGTGCTCTCGTGCCCACAGCACGCCTGCGACTGCGTCGTCGTCTGACCGCCAACCCTTCCTCACGGTAGAGCCTCTGGGTCTTCTTCCGGTTGATCATGATCCCCTCCCGGCGCAGCAGGATGTGCAGACGGCGATAGCCGAACCGCCGACGCTGGTTGGCCAGCTCGCGCAGCTTCTCACGCAGATCGGCGTCATCGTCCCGGGTGGAACGGTAACGCACGCTCTTGCGATCAGCATCGATGACACGGCACGCCCGCCGCTCGCTCATCCCGTGGCAGGCCTGGAGATGAGCGACAGCTTCCCGCTTGGCGGCGGGCGTCAGAACTTTTTTGCCAGAAGATCCTTCAACGCGGCCTGGTCCAACATGGCATCGGCGAGCAACCGCTTCAGCTTCGCGTTCTCGCTCTCGAGCTCCTTCAGTCGGCGGGCATCGGACACCTCCAGCCCGCCATACTTCGACTTCCAGTTGTAGATCGTCGCTTCCGACACTCCGTGTCGCCGGGCCAGGTCAGCGGTCTTCGCACCCGCCTCAGCCTCCTTCAGCACACCGATGATCTGCTCTTCGGAAAACCTCGTTCTCTTCATCTCGTCCGTCCTTCTGTAAGGGCCGGACTCTAATCCAAATTGGAGGAAAATCAGGGGGTCACGTCATGACTTTTTGAGTCCCTCCCGTCGCCGTGAGGCGATCGAGCAGATCCGTCGCGCGTTGCCGGTATCGGAGCGACGGACCTGCCGTGTTCTGGGCCAGCATCGTTCGACACAGCGCCATCCACCGAAGGATGATGCCGACGAGCGGCGGCTAACAGCCGACATCATCGCGCTGGCCAAGGACTATGGCCGGTATGGCTATCGCCGCATCCATGTCTTGCTGGGCCAGGCGGGCTGGCAGGTCAGCCTGTCAGTGGTTGAGCGTATCTGGCGGCGGGAGGGTCTTAAAGTGCCGAAGCGGCAACCGAAACGGCGGCGGCTCTGGCTCGGCGACGGATCGTGCATCCGGCTGCGCCCGGAGCATCGCGGGCATGTGTGGTCCTACGACTTCGTCGAGGATCAGACGCACAACGGTCGCAAGTTCCGAATGCTCAACATTATCGACGAGTTCAGCCGGGAATGCCTGGCGATGGTGCCGCTGCGGCGCTTCCGGTCGAACGACGTGATTGACGTGCTGACCGATCTGTTCATCGAGCATGGGCCGCCCGAGCATATCAGATCCGATAACGGCCCCGAGTTCGTCGCTAATGCGGTGCGCGAGTGGCTCGGCAGGCTTGGCGTCATTACCCTCTATATCGAGCCCGGCAGCCCATGGGAGAACGGCTATATCGAAAGCTTCAATGCCCGTCTGCGAGATGAACTGCTCAACGGCGAAATCTTCTACAGCCTTGAGGAGGTGCGGATCGTCACCGGCTGGTGGCGCGATCATTACAACCGAGCACGGCCCCACAGCAGTCTCGGATATCGACCACCGGCCCCGGAGACGATCAAGATGCCAGCCTGGCCGCTCGGCTCCGCTACGCTCCGCCTCCCGCCCACGCTGGCATCAGAGGCGCAGATCAACTAACTACACAACCGGACCAGTCATTGCGGGCAGTCCAGCTGGAGAAGCTGGCGAACTGCTGGAACGCCAAACATGCCAACGCGCTCTACATCACCTTCGACAAGCGGGACGGCGAGGATGATGTTACCGAATACCGCTATGCCGACCAGTGGCTGCAGGGCAGGGGCACCGATGTCTGGCGCCTGCTGCGCGCGATCGATCGCGGTATCGTGTTCTACGATCCGGCCGACACGATCTACGCCGACGGACGGCCCAAGGTACGTTCGCAATGGCGGGTCAACTCGGCGAAACTGCCAGAGGCGATGCAGCTGCTCTATGCGGAATCGGAAGTCGTCACCGTCTGATCGCGACCGATGCTGGCGAAGGCCGTGTCGCCGTCAAGGAAGGTCACGCAGCGCGTGATAACCTCGTCGACAGGCAACCGTTCCCTGCCCTTCATCCGGCACTCCCAAACCTCGAGCACCCGCCAGCCTGCGTCCATCAGCTGATCGCGAACCCGCCGGTCCCGCGCGATATTGCCGGTGATCTTGTCGCGCCAGAATTCTTCCCGGGTCGCCGGCCAGCGGAACAGGTGACAGTCATGCCCGTGCCAGAAGCAGCCGTGCACCATGATGACCGCTCGGCGAGAAGGAAACACGAGATCCGGCCTGCGGGGGAGGCGTTTGTCGTTCACCTTGTAGTTCGCGCCCAGACGGAACCGCAGGCCCAGTGCATGCAGACCGGAGCGGATCATCAGTTCGGGTTTTGTGTCGACCGGTCCGATGCCGGCCATCATCCGACTGCGGACCTCTGGCGTGACGGTATCAGCCAACGGCCTGCAGCAGTTCCTGTCCCGACTGCGCCTCGTCCGCCAGCATCCGCATGATCGCCGGTTCCATGTAACGCGCCACCGCCTCGACGACGGGAACGACCACGGCATTGCCGAACTGGCGATAGGCCTGGGTATCCGAGACAGGGATATCCCACACCCGGTCGCCGTAGGCGAACCCCATCAGCCTTGCACATTCGACCGGCGTCAGACGGCGGGGACGGGTGCCTTTCTGCGCGATCAGGATTTCCGAGCCGTCCTTGTGATAGCGCGCCGACAGCGTACGCGTGACATCGCCGGGTCCGAACATCGAGTAGCCGAAGCCGTTGCCCGCTTTCTCGTGCTTCTTTCGGTAGTCCTGCAGATATTCCCACAGACGCGGCGTCAGCGTGTACTTCGCGTCGACCTCGTTGTGCGACTGGAGGATCGAGCCAAGCGTCGGCCATTCCTTTTCGGGCGGAATCATCGAGGCGAAGTCGTCGAAGCTGAACCCCACATCCTTGCGGAAGCCAGCGATGAAGATCCGCTCGCGCTTCTGCGGCACCCACGGCTGTGAGCTTATGACACGCCAGTCGATGGCGTAGCCCAGATCATCGTCGAGCGTACGGCGGATGACCTCGAAGGTGCGCCCCCTGTCATGGCGTTGCAGGTGCTTGACGTTCTCGAGCAGGAAAGCCGCCGGTCGATGATGGCGCAGGATCGCCTCGATATCGAAGAAGAGGTTGCCCTGCTTCTCGTCATCGAAGCCGTGTGCGCGGCCCAGCGAGTTCTTCTTCGAGACCCCGGCCAGCGAGAAGGGCTGGCACGGAAAGCCCGCCAGCAGGACATCGAACCCGGGGATCAGCGAGGGATCGGCCCCGTAGGGCTTGATGTCGCCCGCCATAACATGATCGTCGCCGTCGGCGAAGTTTTTGGCATAAGTCTGGTTCGACCAGCGGTCCCATTCGCTGGTGAAGACGCAGCGCCCGCCGATGGCCTCGAAGCCCAGACGCAGCCCACCGATGCCGGCAAACAGGTCGATGAAGCGGAAGCGGGCAGGGGGGCGGGACGCGAGACGCTCTGCGGCGATCTCGCGGACCTTTTCGGCAACAAGCTTCGGGGCTTTTGCCTCGCCGTCGACGTAGCGCCGGATCTGGCGTTCAGACAGGCCGAGCACCTCCTCCGCTTCGCCGAAGGACAGCCCCGAGCGTCTGAAGAGGCTTTCGAAACTGTCGTCGAGCATGGCGTTGTCCCTGTGTCGGCCCCGTGTGATCGCCGGGTCATCCGGTGACGGGATGGCATGGGGATTCCCGCCATGCAAGCACAATGTTCACTTTTTGTTTCGATTGGCGGACTGTATCCACAGAGGCGTGTCCTGGCCCGATTCTGTGCAAAGGTCCGGCGGGAGTGATTGAGCATGGCGGGCGGAAGAGCCTATCGTGCCAGCAGGCAATGGGGGCAATACCATGTCGAACTACACCACGCGCAGCAGCGGTCCGGACCGTTGGTCGCGCCCGGTCCAGAAGCTGGATCCGTCGCAGAGGCTCGCCCGTTACGGGCGGCTGCAGCCGCTGGAAGCTCCATCGCTTCTGGATCGTATCTTCCGTCGGCGCTCGGCCTGAGCGTACCGTACGGCGATGGACCCTGATTATTTGCTTGTCCGGTATTTCGGAGACACCCAGCCGTCGCGTCTGAGCGCCGCCGCTCAGGCGGCCGGTGTCGAACGCCTGCGGACCGACTTCCGCTTCGAACAGGACCGCGGCACGCGTTTTGCCCTGTGGGCGCTGATGCACATGCTGGGTATCGCGCCCGATCTCGATACGGTGTTCGAGAGCGCGGACGACCGCGATGCCGCCCGGACCTTCGCGGATCTGCTGGCGGCCGGCGAAGCGTAGGCCCGTCCCGGGGAGGATAGCCGACAACAGTTTCCGGCTGTTCCGGGATCAGCTCCACTATTGGCAGCAAGCGCCCGACACCACCGCGAGACAGCAGCCTTCAGACGGTGTCGGAATTGCCCGGCACCAGCTTTTCGACAAGCCGTCGCAATTCCGCGGGCGTGGTGTGTCCGGCCACGACCTCGTGATAGCCGATGTCCGCCTTGCGCAGGGCTTCCTTCTTCACCGCGTCGCGGGCAGCCGCGCTTCCCTGATGATGCCCGCTACCCTGATATTCGAGCGCATGGCGGACGCGGCTTTCGGCGTCCATCAGCGCGAAATCGACGCGCTTGGAATTGATGGCCGCGTAGGCGCCGCGATCCGGCGAGGACAGAAACTCACCGAGACCTGCGCCATGACCTGCCAGGTCGGGTTCCTCGCAACGACCGCGGCATCAAGCGCCTTGAAGACCTGCGTTTCAGGACGATTGAGCAGGGCCCGTGACCTGAAGTCGGCGGCCATGACCCGGCGCAATTGTTCCGAAGCGCTGGCAAGCGCCTGATCGCCGCCGCTTTGGGCACCGTTCTTCGGGCTTTGCCGAGAATATCCGCGCCGTCCCGGGCGGGGTCGATAGCGTCCGGATCTGGTGGACTCGAACAGTTCCTTCAGGACGGTGGCCGTTACGAAGAACACCACGAGAAAGATGATAATCGACGCACTATCCGCCAGATCGGCAAGCATTATTCCCGAGCCCCCCACTGCTCAAACAACAAGCCGCATGTTTGATGCGAACCACCGATAATTGGAAGAGGGGTAATAGCCGTTAAAGGCAGGAATTCGGGCAACTGGCCGTCGCATCCGGTTCCGCCGCGCAAACCTGTAATCAGGCGCGGAGCCTAGCGCGTCCATCAGTCAACCCGGCAGTGTCCCGGTCTGCCTTAGCGCTTCGCCCAATGCGAGTGCCGCTGTGGTGGCGAGATTGAACGAGCGCACTTCGGGTCGTAGCGGAATGCGCACCCGCGCATCGCCGGCATCGTGGACAGCAGGTGGCACGCCCGCGCTCTCCTTTCCGAGCAGCAGAATGTCGTCGGTATCAAACGTGAAGTCGTAGGCGGATTGCGTCGCTTTCGTCGTGAACAGCACCAGCCTTCGTGATCCGATGGTCTGCCGGAAGGCGTCAAAGCCGGCATGGCGCGTGATGCTGACATGGTCGATGTAGTCCATCGCGGTCCGGCGCACGCGCCTGTCATCCCAGGCAAAGCCCATGGGTTCGATGAGGTCCACCGCCGCGCCCATACAGGCGCATAGCCGGAGAACGGCGCCGACGTTTCCGGCGATTTCGGGTTCGAACAGGGCAATCCGCATGCGGGCTGATTGCCGGTAGCGAAGGAGCCGTGCAAGCCTGCGATCGCAATCGGTACGATCTGCGGGAATGGCTACTCGGCGATGTCGATGTGAGCTTGCCAGATTCCTGAAGGACTTTGGCGAGACGTGGCAGGCGGTGCCGGCACTCCTGCCTGCATCTTTGACCTATGCGAAAAAATCCTATCCTCGCACTTGCAATATCGCAGACGCACACAATATCGCCGCTGCCTTTACAGGCATCCTCTCCCAAACTTTATGCCCGGCTCATGCATTTGAGCCGGGTTTTCTTTACCCCGTTGCAGACTTGGCGGTGCCGACGCATCCGATAGTGCGTTAGCGGGTGCGGACGATCGCGATGCCGCCCGGACCTTCGCAGATCTGCTGGCGGTCAGCGAAGGGTAAGCCCCCTCCAGGGAGGAGGGGGCTCTGAACATCAGGCCGACTGTTCGGTTGCCGGCGTAGCGTTCTGCTTGGCCTTGGCCGGAGCGCGCTTGCGGGGCGCAGCCTTCTTGGGCGCCGCAGCCTTTTTCGGCGCAGCTTTCTTCGCAGCGGCCTTGGGCGCTGCTGCTGCCTTGGCCGGTTCTGCCTGCTTGCGGCCCAGACCGATCTTCATGGCCAGCTCGCGGCGCTTCTCGGCATAGTTGGGCGCAACCATCGGATAGTCGGCCGGCAGGCTCCAGCGCTTGCGATAGTCGTCGGGCGTCATGTTGTAGTGCGTCATCAGGTGACGCTTCAACATCTTCAGCTTCTTGCCATCTTCAAGACAGACAATGTAGTCGGACTTGATTGAAGCGCGGATCGAGACCGCCGGTTCGGGCAGCGGCGCCTCTTCTTCTGCAGGCGTGCCGAGACCCGAGAGGGCGGAATAGACGTTGCTGATAAGCGCCGTGACATCTTCAACTGCAACGGCATTGTTGCTGACGTGCGCGGCAACAATATCCGAGGTCAGGGTGATCAGTGTTTCTGAGGTGAGATCGGGTTCCATTACTAGTCTTTCATATGGGGGGGAGGGTAACTGCGGTCAGGCAAGACCGCTGCGAATAGCGGATGGCCTGCTAGGCTTCGTGGACAAAGGGTATCCAGAGTTTCACTGAGGCCAGCGCGACGAAGCCCAGGTAGGACTCCCTGGTTTTGTCGTAGCGGGTGGCTACCCTTCGCCAGTTCTTCAGCTTGTTGAACAGCCGCTCGACCAGGTTGCGCCAGCGGTACTTTGCGCGGTCGTGCGGAGCAGGCGTGCGGCGGTTGGCCTTTGCAGGGATGACCGCTTCGACGCCGGCAGCGGCGATCTCTTGGCGGATGGCATCGGCGTCATAGCCGCGGTCGGCGAGGAACGCTTCGATCCGACCCTCGATCATGCGGAACAGCGGAGCGAAGCCCTGTACATCGTGCGCCTGGCCGGGCGTCTGTCAATGGGCACCGAAGTTTCCGCAGATGTGGGCGCCCAAAATTCCCTATGTTGGCGGTTCGGGATGGTTCGGTGATCAGCCGTATTCGGGATCGGGGTTTCCTTTCCTGGGTGGTCGCCCACGGCGCTTTTGCTGCGGTGGATTGAAGGCGGTACCGTTGCGCACGTTTTCGGGGACGAGCGCTGCGTGTTCACGCATGCGGTAGCTGGAACCCTCGATCTGGATGACGACGGCGTGGTGCAGCAGCCTGTCCAGCAGCGCGGTGGCAACAACGGGATCACCGAAGACCTCGCCCCATTCGGCGAAGCCGCGATTGGAGGTGAGGATCATGGCGCCCTTTTCGTAGCGGGCATTGACGAGCTGGAAGAACAGGTTGGCGCCACCCGGTGTGACCGGAAGATAACCGATCTCGTCGACGACCAGCAGCGATGCCCTGGTGAGGAAGCGGATCTTCTCCCTGAGCGTACCTTCACGTTCGGCCTTGGCAAGCTGGGCGATCAGATCGGCGAGCGGGATGAAGTAGACCGCCTTGCCGGCGCGTACGGCCTCGACGGCAAGTGCCGTGGCAATGTGGCTTTTGCCGGTGCCGGGCGGCCCCAGCAGATGGACGACCTCGGCGCGATCGATGAAGTCGAGGCCGGCGAGCGCCAGGATGCGGTTCCTGTCGAGCGAGGGCTGGAATGA
The sequence above is a segment of the Croceicoccus naphthovorans genome. Coding sequences within it:
- the istB gene encoding IS21-like element helper ATPase IstB produces the protein MNGIAPATRIDSIRRSLVSLKMPRALEILDATLRRIEQGQIDGIEALDELLGEELSLRENRRIKAALRMARLPVVKTLAGYDFSFQPSLDRNRILALAGLDFIDRAEVVHLLGPPGTGKSHIATALAVEAVRAGKAVYFIPLADLIAQLAKAEREGTLREKIRFLTRASLLVVDEIGYLPVTPGGANLFFQLVNARYEKGAMILTSNRGFAEWGEVFGDPVVATALLDRLLHHAVVIQIEGSSYRMREHAALVPENVRNGTAFNPPQQKRRGRPPRKGNPDPEYG